CAGATCGACTTCTCCGGCAGCTTCGAGGCGGGCACCACTGATGCCGCCGACTTCGGCGGCGCGCTGCCCACCGGTTTCACCGGCAGCATCGCCGCCGGTACCAGCGCGACGACGGTGACGATCACGATCAGCGGCGACACGGCGATCGAGGAAACCGAAGCCTTCACGCTGACCTTGACCGGCGTGACCAACACGCTGGGCAGCGATGTGACGATCACGCCCGCGGGCGCGGCCGCGACGGGCACGATCCTCAACGACGATTATGGTCTCTCGATCGGCGGCATCAACGTCTACGACGCGGCCGAATCGCTCCAGGGCAGCGCCACCACGCCGACCGCGACCGACGATATCGTGCTCGTCCGCCTCGGCTCGATCCAGGGTGCGACGGCCGGCGCCGAGAGCACCGCCTTCCTCGACGGCAAGGTCTACGCCACCAACATCAACGGCGATGCGATCAACGTCGCGACCGTCACCGCGCAGGGCACGCTGGTCAACGAAGCCGCGATCTCGCTGGCGGGCCTGCCCGACTACAAGGCCGGCGGCGTCAATGCGGTTGCTGCCAAGAATGGCGTGATCGCGGTCGGCTACGAAAGCGTCACCCCCGGCCAGCCCGGCCACGTCGCGCTGTTCAACGCCGCCGACAACAGCCTGATCAAGACCATCACCGTCGGCGTGCTGCCCGACCAGCTGACCTTTACGCCCGATGGCAGCAAGCTGCTGGTCGCGAATGAGGGGGAAGCGGTGTCGGCGGCCGAAAACCCGGTCGGCGGCATCAGCATCATCGACCTGTCGGGCGGCGCCGCTGCGGCAACGGTCGCGACCACGATCGGCTTTGGCGGGTTGGACGGTGCCGAGGCGGCGCTGGCCGATCGCGGCCTCACCCTGTTCCCGGGAACGGCGGCCTCGGCCGACATCGAGCCCGAATATATCACTGTCTCGCCCGACGGCTCCCGCGCCTATGTGACCCTGCAGGAGGTCAATGCGGTGGCGGTGATCGACCTGACCGACCCGACTGCGACCGCGCCGATCGCGATCCAGCCGCTCGGCTTCATCGATCGCAGCCTCGCCGGCAACGCGTTCGACCCGAGCGATCGCGATGGCGGCATCAACATCCACAATGCCGAAGTGTTGAGCGTGCTGCAGCCCGATGCGATCGCCAGCTTCTCGGTGGGCGGCGCGACCTATTTCATCACCGCCAATGAGGGCGACGCGCGCGTCGCGGTGACCGATTCGGTGCGCCTGGGCGACAGCAGCTATGTGCTCGATCCGACCCTCTTCCCGAATGCCGCCGAACTCAAGGCGGATGCGGAACTGGGCCGGCTCAACGTGCTGACCAATGTCGGGGATACCGATTTCGACGGCGATTTCGACGTGATCTACACGCTCGGCGGCCGCGGCATCTCGATATTCCGCCAGGAAGCCGATGGCAGCATCACCAAGGTGCGCGAGACCGGCGGCGAGTTCGAATCGATCATCGCCCAGAACTATCCGGCGATCTTCAATTCCAACCAGAGCATAGCGGGTTCGTCGGCCGACACCCGCTCGGACGACAAGGGCCCCGAGCCCGAGGGCGTGACGATCGGCACGATCGGCGACCGCACCTATGCCTTCATCGGACTGGAGCGGGTCGGCGGCTACATGGTCTATGACGTGACCGACCCCGCCAACGCCTTCTTCGTCACCTACAAGCCGCAGACCGCGCAGGATCTGGGGCCGGAGACGAGCGTGTTCGTGTCGGCGGAAGACAGCCCGACCGGCCAGGCGCTGCTGATCAGCGGCCAGGAGATCAGCAACACGGTCACGCTCTATTCGGTCCAGACGCAGAGCGAGAATGCCGACACGATCATGGGCGCCGGCGATGCCGACACCTTCTTCGGCCGCGGCGGCGATGACTCGATCTCGGGCCTCGGCGGCAACGACGTGCTGACCGGCGGGCTCGGCGCCGACCGGCTCGATGGCGGCGACGGCATCGATACGGCGGGCTATGCGGCGGCGACCGCGGCGGTCAGCGCGTCGCTGTTCGCCGGCCGTGGCCTCAGCGGCGAGGCGCTGGGCGATCGCTTCGTCTCGATCGAGAACCTCACCGGTTCGGCGTTCGACGACGGCCTTTATGGTGACAATGGCGCCAACGCGATCCTCGGCGGTGCCGGCGACGACACGCTCTACGGCTATCTCGGCGACGACCGGCTCGAGGGCGGCGCGGGCGACGATCTCGTCCGCGGTGGCGAGGGGGCGGACATGCTGCTGGGCGGCGAGGGTGTGGACAAGCTGCTCGGCGACGATGGCAACGACGTCATCGCCGGCGGGGCAGGCAGCGACATCGTCTATGGCGGTGCCGGCGATGACAGCATCGACGGTGGCGCCGATGCCGACACGCTGCGCGGCGACGAAGGCAATGACACGCTGACCGGTGGCGACGGTGATGACGTGCTGCTGGGTGGTGACGGCAATGACGTGCTGATCGGCGGCGCGGGCCGCGACTCGATCTATGGCGGCGCCGGAGCCGACCGTTTCGTGTTCAACGCCGTGTCGGACAGCGTGGGCGCGCGCGACATCCTGCGGGACTTCAGCCAGGCCGATGGCGACCTGATCGATCTGAGTGCGATCGACTCGGGTGCAGCGGGCGGCACCTTCACGCTGGTCGGTGCCTTCACCGGCACCGCCGGCGAACTGACCGCGACCACTGTCGGCATCTTCCAGCAGGTGCAGGGCGACGTGAATGGGGACGGCGTCGCCGACTTCACCCTTCTGGTCGCAGCGGGCGGTGCCAGCCTGACCACCGCCGACTTCGTTCTGTGAGGTAGCGCGGGGCCATCGCCTGATGGCCCCGCAACACCGGCTCCGGCGCTCAGCGCTCGGAGAGGTAGTAGCGCTCGATCTCGGCGAGATCGTCGTCGAGCGTGTAGACGATCGGCTGACCGGTCGGGATTTCCAGCCCGGTGATCTCGTCGTCCGAGATGCCCGAGAGATGCTTGACCAGCGCACGCAACGAATTGCCATGCGCGGAGATCAGCACGCGTTCGCCTGCCTTCAGCGCGGGGGCGATGCGCGCCTCCCAATAGGGCAGCACGCGCGTGATCGTGTCCTTGAGGCTTTCGGTGTTGGGCACCGCGATGCCGGCATAGCGGCGGTCGGCGGCAGGATCGAACGGGCTGCCGGGGTCCATCGGCGGCGGCGGCACGTCGAAGCTGCGGCGCCAGATCTTCACCTGATCGTCGCCATGCCGGGCGGCGGTCTCTGCCTTGTTGAGCCCGGTGAGGCCGCCATAGTGGCGCTCGTTGAGCCGCCAGTCCTTCTCCACCGGCAGCCACAGCCGGCCCATTTCCTCGAGCGCGAGGTTCAGCGTCTTGATCGCGCGGCTCTGCAGCGAGGTGAAGCACTGGTCGAAATCCAGCCCCTTCTCCTTCATCAGCCGTCCCGCGGCGCGCGCTTCCTCGACGCCCTTTTCGGTGACATCGACGTCCCACCATCCGGTGAAGCGGTTCTCGAGATTCCAGGTGGATTGGCCATGACGGATGAGGACGAGCGTCGGCATGCTGCACTCCGGCGATTGATGTCGCCGCGTGTCTTAGTCAGGCACGGGCCCGGCGTCACCCCAGATTGCGGGCCGTGTCGGGGCCGTGCGAAGGGAGCGGGACCAAGCCACCGGGAGTCGCGAAATGACGATAGAACGCAGGACAATCGTGCATGAAGGACCGGGGGGCGCCTTCGAGAGCGTTTTCGCCGCCGACACAGCGGATGGTGCACCGCGCCCGGGCGTGCTGGTGCTGCCCAACGTGCTCGGCCAGAAGGAAGCCGACAATCTGGTGGCCGAACGGCTGGCCGCGCTCGGCTATGCCGCGCTGGCGGCCGACATGTTCGGGCAGGGCAACCGCACGACCCGCCAGTCGGCCGATCCGGCGGTCTTCATGAACCAGCTCAACGCCGATCGCGGACTGTTGCGCGATCGGCTCCACGCCGCGCTCGCCGTGCTGACGGCGCAGCCCGAGGTCGATGCCGCGCGGACCGCGGCGATCGGCTTCTGCTTCGGCGGCAAGTGCGCGCTGGATCTTGCCCGCTCCGGCGCACCGGTGCTCGGTGTCGTCAGCTTCCACGGCGTCTATGACCGGCCGGACTATGACACGGTCAAGCCGATCAAGCCGAAGGTGCTGGTCTGCCATGGCTGGGACGATCCGATCGCGCCGCCCGCGGCGACGCTGGGGCTCGCGACCGAACTGACCGAGGGCGGGGCGGACTGGCAGATCCACGCCTACGGCCACACCGCGCACGCCTTTACCGACAAGGATGCCAAGGCGCGCGACCGCGGCGTCTATTATCAGCCCGACGCCGACCGGCGCAGCTGGAAGGCGGCGACGGACTTTCTGGTCGAACTGTTCGGGTAGGTTCTCCGCCGACGCTGCGGCGGGGAGGAAAGACAAGCGACGCCGCTTCCGCCCTCCGTTCGCCTCGAGCGCAGTCGAGCATCTGTCTTCCAGGTCAAGCGGGTTTGGGCGCCCACACGCGATTTTTGGTGATGAGGGTGTTGGCAAGCGCGACGAGTTTTCGTGCGACGGCGATGAGGGCGAGCTTTGGAGCTTTTCCGCGCGCGAGAAGGCCATCGTAGAAGCGCTTCAAGTCGGGGTTGCGGCGGCTGGCGACGAGCGCGGCCATGTAGAGGGTGGATCTGAGCTCGGCGCGTCCGCCGCGTATGGATCGCTTGCCGCGCATGCCGCCGCTGTCGCGGGCGAAGGGCGCGAGGCCGACGAGGGCTGCGGCCTGCTTGTTGGTAATGCGGCCGAGTTCGTGGAGGTATGAGAGGAAGGCCTGGGTGCTGATGGGGCCGATGGCGGGGATGGATCGCAGGATTTTGGCTTTGCGCGTCATCTCGGCATCAGCCTTGATCAGTTCCTCGATCTTCACCTCGATGCGATCGATATGCGTGGCGATCGAGCTCAGCCTTCTTTTATGTTCGCTCTTGAGGAAGCTGCCCTGCGTGACGCTGAGCCTGTTGCGCAGCGCGGTCTGTTCGGCGAGCGCCGCGGTGCGGGCGCTGACGAGTTCCTGAAGCTCCTCCTGCCGCCGGCTCACCGGCTCGGATGCCGAGAGGCCGAAGCGATCGGCCATCAATGCCAGCATGGCGGCATCGATCGCATCGGTCTTGGCGAGTTTGCCGGCAGCCTCGGCGAACAGCCTGGCCCTCAGCGGATTGACGAGCGCCACCGGCAGTCCGGCATCATGCAGATGGCGTTGGACGTCCCGATGATAGCGCGACGTCGGCTCCATCAGCACCAGCTTCACCGCGAACCGGCCGAGCACCTCGACCAGGCGGTCATGCCCGGCACTGTCGTTGCTCACCCGCAGCTGCTCGCCCACCGGGTGAATGTGGATGTCCAAATTGGCCTTGCTCACATCGACGCCGACATGGACCTCCGGCAGCGACTTGTCCTCGACCTTTCCTTGCATACGGGACTTGCTCCCCTTCATCTGTTCAGGCCAGACTTGAAGGGACGGACGGACCGATCTCGACTACGGCTCGAACCAAGGGACACTCGGTCCCGTCCGTCCGACCGCCGGGGGTGGCCACCCCCGGCGGTCGCCCTTCTGGACTACCAGATCGGGCTGACCGCAAGATGCAAGGGGCAGCGTCGAGCGAAGCCGAGACGCGGGGGACACGTAGGGCGCGGGTCTCGCGTTCTCGGCTGCGCTCGAACGACCCCCCTCGACTGCGCTCGGGGCGAACGAGGGGCGGGTAGGCGGCCTTACCCGCCAGCGTGTCGGTGGGTGTCGAACCCAGCTCCTCGCAGCGCCTCCACCAACCGGGCCTCCCCACCCGCCTGCAACACCAGCAGCGCCTCATAGGGATCGCCCTCGATCCCCAGCGCCCGCGCAAAGGCCGGTTCTGTCTTCAACCCCTGCCGGCGCAGCGTCATCACCGTCGCGCGCAAGCGCGCGCCGCCCAGCGCCAGCAGCCGCTGCTCGACGAGGAAATGGCGCCAGCCCGCCTGATCCGCGACCGGCTCGGCAGCGGCGAAGATCTCGAACGGCCAGCCACGTGCGGTGAAGGATGCGATCACCGGCCGGCCGCCGCCCACCCACTGGTGCATCCGGAAATCCTGCCGGTCGCCGAGCGCGCACCAGATCAGCGCCACAAACGCCTCGGCGTCGGGGGCGTGGCACAGCAGGTCGATGTCGCTGCCCGGCAGGTCGAGCCCCAGCGGTGGCGTGCCGGCGACATGCGGATCGAACGGCGCCAGCAGGTCGAGCAGCCCGCTCGCCGCCAGCGCCGCGTCGTAGGGCGGCCGGTCAGCCGAGATCGTCGATCATCTCCGCCAGCACGGCCAGGCAGTCGCGCGCCAGCGCCTTGCTGCGCTCGGGCGACCAGCCGAAGACGGGATCGGGGCTGTCGTCATGATCCTTGAACGGCATCTCGAGCGTCATCGAAACCGCGCCGAAGCGCTCGGCGAGCTGGTTGGTCGACATCGAGAGATTGGCCTTGCCCGCGGGGGCGACGCCATAACCCCTGGCAGTCTGGAACAGCGGCGAACGCTGGGCGAGCATATCGCGATAGCGATAGAACAGCGTGCCCTGCGCTTCGGTCCATGACGGGATGCCCTCGAAGCCGGCGAGGAAATTGGCGGGGATCGCTTCGTCGCCATGCACGTCCATCGCGAAGTCGACGCCGGTGGCGTCCATCGCGCGCAGGACGTGCAGCACTTCCGGGCTGCGCTCCTCGCTCGGCTCATGCCATTCGCGGTTGAGGTTCACCCCTGCGGCGTTGGTGCGCAGATGGCCGCGACGGCTCCCGTCGGGGTTCATGTTGGGGACGATGTGCAGCGTCGCCTTGCTGCGCAGCGTCTGCGCTACCGCATCGGCCGGATCGGTCAGCAGCTCCAGCGCGCCTTCCATCCACCATTCGGCCATGGTCTCGCCGGGATGCTGGCGCGCATAGAGCCACACCTGCTTCGGCCCCTCGCCCATCTCGAGCACGTCGAGCGGCTGGCCGTCGAGCGTCTTGCCGAGTTCGCGCTGCGAGACGCCGGGCAGGCCGCCGATCCGCGCGACGAGGTCATGATGGCGCTCCATCGAATAGGGCGCGAAATACGCGACCCACAGCGCGTCGCGGGTGGGCGTCGCGCGGATCGTCAGCACGCCGTCGGCATAGTCGGTCGCCGCCATCGTCCAGCGCTCGCGATCCTCGCTGATCCGCGCGCGATAGCCGGGCCAGCCCATCGGATAGGCGGACCCCGCGCAGTTGACGATGCGCAGCGTCACCGCGCGCCCCGCCGCGCCCGCCACACGGAAGTGGAACCACTGGTAGAAGTCCGAGCGGTGATCGTGGACGATCTCGAGATCGGCGGAATCCTCGCCGACCGCGACCACCCGGATGTTGCCGCCATCGAAGGCGGCGGTGATGCTGAGGGGGGTGATGCTGATGGTCATTTGACGCTGATAGTGCGCCCCGACTCTCCCGGAAAGTCCTTGAACAAGGCTGCCGACAGCCGATCGGCAGCCAGCCCCGGCTGTGCGGCGGGCGCATTTTCGCGCGCCTCGGTTTGGGCACGGCCCTCCCACACGACTTCGCCCGAGCCACGCCGCTTGATCTGGACGCTGAGCTGCGTGGTAACGACATCGCCGCCCTTGCCGCCGCCGATGCCGAACCCGACACCCAGCCCGAGACCGACACCCCCGCCGCCGGTCCCGCCACCGACGCCGATGCTGACCGGAGAACGCCGGCCGGTGCTGGCGGGGCGGACACCGCGCGCATAGCCGACGACGGCGATGAAATCGGAGCGGTCCTGCCCGATCCGATAGCCGATACGCGACAATTCGCGTTCAACGCCCGCGATGTAGGCGCGATATTCGAGGCTGCCCGAATCGGTGCCCGGTTGCGCCTCGACCGTCACCGAGCCGCGCACGACCGGCGCGCCGAGGTGGAAGCGGGTGACGTCCACGGGGGCGACCGGGGTCGCGCAACCGGCCGCGCCGAGCAACAGCAATAGGGCGGCGAACCGGGGCGGACGTGACAACATTCTGCGACTCCTCTGGTCTGGGCCTCGCCTTGTCGCAGACTGCCGGCCGCCGGGCAATTTCCGTTGCATCGCAGCAATGTCTGCCATGTTTCGGCGAACCGTGGCCGTGCCAGAAAAGCCGTACGGATCAGCGAAGCAATGCCGCAGCGGCGCTTTCCAGCCGATCGCGCCAGGCGATCCGGCCGCGCCAGGCGGCCGGGATCGCCGCATGGCCGTGGAGCGCGCCGGCAAGCTGGCCGGTGATCGCGGCGACGGTGTCGGCATCGTCGCCGAGATTGGCTGCGAGCAGGACGGCGTCGTCGAAGCCGCTGCCGTTCGCGACGCTCCAGATCGCGGCCTCCAGGCTGTGCACGACATAGCCGGAGGATCGGATCTCGTCGCGCCCCTTGCGGCGCCAGCAACCGCGGAAGATGGCGCCGACCTCTGGCGTCGTGTCGAGGTCTCCGGCGCGGGCGAGCGCCTCATCGAAACCGGCGCCGTGGAACGGCGCGTGCAGGACGACCGCGAATCCCTCGCACGCATCGAGACAGGCAATGGTGCCGTGCGTCGTCGCGCTCTGGTCGCGCGCGGCCTCGCGCATCGCCGCTTCTCCAGCACCGATGCCCCAGATCGCAACGGGGGCGAGGCGCATCAGCGAGCCATTGCCCGCAGCATCCCAGTCGGTTGCGCCGGCATAGGGATTGCCGTCGCGCACGAAGCGCTGCAGCGCCTGGACGGTGGTGACGCCGATGTCGAAGCAGGTGCCGGTGACGCTATAATCGCCGTCTCGCCACCAGCCGACGAAGCGCGTCATCAGGTCGCTGGCGTCGAGGCCGTCGCAGTCAGCGAGGCTTTCGGCCAGCGCCAGCGCCATGGCCGTGTCGTCGGTCCACTGGCCCGGCGCGAGCGCGAAGGGGCCGCCACCGACCATGTCGGTCAATGGCGGGGCGCTGTCGCGCGGCTTGAATTCCAGCGTCGTGCCGATCGCGTCGCCCACCGCGAGGCCGATCAAGGCGCCGGTCGCGCGGTCGGCAAGCATGGAAGGGGTGGTCATTGCGGCCTCCGATCGCGCGACCTGCGCCTATTGGAGCGGCTCGGCAGCGTGAGCAAGGATGGGCGACGATATCTCCTGCGCAATTATCAGACAATGGGCCTGCAGACAGTGATGCTTCAGTCGCGCGAACGGCTTATTGTGCGCTGCACAAATGGCGCGGCGGCGGTCGGTGCGGCACAGGCCCATTTTGCGGTCGCCGGACCTGCTTTGACTGTGTTCCTTAAGCAACAGCGCAGGAGGATCGTGCCCATTCGGCCAAGTTTATTGTCTGACTAATGCAAATTGTCTGGCGCGCGTCCCTCCTCCCAGCTATATATGACAGCAAGGTCCACATGATGGGAAACGGTGGGCCAACGACAGGGAGGATGGGGATGAGCTTTTCTAGCACTGTTCGATATGGCGCGGGTACCAGCCTGGCGACGCTCGCATTCGCTTCGATGATGGTGTTCGCGGCACCGGCCCACGCGCAGGATGCGCCGCCGCCCGCAGAAGCGGTCGATGCGGCGCCGGCCGAAGCGCCCGAACAGGATATCGTCGTCACCGGCTTCCGCGCCTCGCTCGCCAGCGCGCTCAACCAGAAGCGTACTGAGACCGCCGCGATCGACAGCATCGTTGCCGAGGACATCGGCAAGTTCCCGGATTCCAACCTCGCCGAATCGATGCAGCGCGTGCCCGGCATCGCGCTTCAGCGCGGCGACGGCGGCGAGGGCCGCAACATCTCCGTGCGCGGCCTCGGGCCGGGCTTCAGCCGCGTGCGCATCAACGGCATGGAAGGCACCGCGCAGACCGGTTCGTCGGACATTTACGGTGCCGGCAACAATGGCCGCAGCTTCGACTTCAACGTCTTCCCGACCGAGATATTCTCGGCGCTGGCCGTGCGCAAGACGCCGTCCGCCGACGTCGAGGAAGGTTCGCTCGGCGCCACGGTCGACCTGACCGCGCCCAAGCCGCTCGACCAGAAGGAGGATTTCGTCCTCACCGCGACCGCGCGCGGCGTCTATAACGAGCTGTCGAAGAAGGTCGATCCGCGCGCCTCGCTGCTCGTGTCGAAGAAGTTCGGCGACGGCACGTTCGGCATTCTCGGATCGTTCGCCTATCAGAAGCGCCGCCTGCGCGAGGTCGGCTATTCGTCGGTGGACCTGCTGTCAGCGAACACCAATGGAGGCTTCTGCTCGCCGGTCGGCTTTGCGTCACAGAACCCCGGCGACAATGCGGGCAAGGGCACTGATGCGCTGAACTGCAGCACGGGCAACCCGCGCACGAGCAACGCCGCCGCCTATCAGACGATCCTCGACCTGCGGCGCGACGACCTGCCGAATGTCGAGGGCAGCGGCGCCTTCCTGCCGCGCATTCCGCGCTATCTGAACTCCGAACAGAATCAGGAGCGCATCGGCGGTTCTCTGAGCCTGCAGTTCCAGCCTGACGACGATACCGACATCTCGCTCGACATGCTCTATTCGCGCTTCGAAGTGACCCGCCGCGATAACTATATCGCCGGCATTTCGTTCGCGCGCTCGGCCTCGAACAATGGCCAGCCGATGACCTCGGTGCGCGACATCGAGTTCGACGAGAATGGCTCGCTGCTCTCCGGCCTGTTCGACGGCGTCGACGTCCGCTCGGAAGGGTTGATCGACAATTTCGTGTCGACGTTCAAACAGGCCAATCTGAACTTCAAGCATAACTTCACCGATACGTTCACGGTAACGGCGATGTTTGGCCTCAACCGTTCGATCTGGGACGGCAAGAAGCGCCTCCAGACCTTCATCGATGCGATCGACACCGATAATTTCTCGATCGACTTCAACGGCAATTCGACGCCCGTGCTGGGCTTCGGGGTCGACGTGAACGACCCGACCAGCTTCAACTATGCGCCGGGTCGTGCCGATGGCACCGTGCTGGGCGGGTTCAGCTTCCAGGGCAAACCCTCGAAGAACACCACCGACGGCCTCACTGGTGAGGTCAATTTTGACTGGGAATTCACCGACGGTTTCAAGCTGAAGTTCGGCGGCCAGTACCGCGAGAGCGACTTCCGCTCGACCTTCCTGCGCGCCTACAACGCCGATACCGTCGTGCGCGCGTTGCCGGCCGGCACCACGCTGGCGGACATCACCACCAACATCACCGGTGTCGACAAATTGTGGGGCAATGGTGCGCCGTCGAGCTGGGTGGCAATCGATCCCGAGAAGTGGGAAGAGACGTTCGACTTCGACAGCGTGCGCTACTGCGGCGTCGAATGCGGCGGCGGCGATACCAATGTCCGTGAGAGCGTGACCAGCGCCTATGTGATGAGCACGTTCGACCTGCAGGATCGCCTGTCGTTCGGCGTCCGCGGCGACATCGGCGTCCGCTATGTCCATACCGAGCAGTTCAGCTCGGGCATCATCCCGGTTGCGCCGCCGGCGGGCACCACCTCGCCGACCAACCTCGTCGGGCAATATGCGTCAGTAAA
The window above is part of the Sphingomonas sanxanigenens DSM 19645 = NX02 genome. Proteins encoded here:
- a CDS encoding ADP-ribosylglycohydrolase family protein, encoding MTTPSMLADRATGALIGLAVGDAIGTTLEFKPRDSAPPLTDMVGGGPFALAPGQWTDDTAMALALAESLADCDGLDASDLMTRFVGWWRDGDYSVTGTCFDIGVTTVQALQRFVRDGNPYAGATDWDAAGNGSLMRLAPVAIWGIGAGEAAMREAARDQSATTHGTIACLDACEGFAVVLHAPFHGAGFDEALARAGDLDTTPEVGAIFRGCWRRKGRDEIRSSGYVVHSLEAAIWSVANGSGFDDAVLLAANLGDDADTVAAITGQLAGALHGHAAIPAAWRGRIAWRDRLESAAAALLR
- a CDS encoding DUF4136 domain-containing protein; its protein translation is MLSRPPRFAALLLLLGAAGCATPVAPVDVTRFHLGAPVVRGSVTVEAQPGTDSGSLEYRAYIAGVERELSRIGYRIGQDRSDFIAVVGYARGVRPASTGRRSPVSIGVGGGTGGGGVGLGLGVGFGIGGGKGGDVVTTQLSVQIKRRGSGEVVWEGRAQTEARENAPAAQPGLAADRLSAALFKDFPGESGRTISVK
- a CDS encoding IS110 family transposase, yielding MQGKVEDKSLPEVHVGVDVSKANLDIHIHPVGEQLRVSNDSAGHDRLVEVLGRFAVKLVLMEPTSRYHRDVQRHLHDAGLPVALVNPLRARLFAEAAGKLAKTDAIDAAMLALMADRFGLSASEPVSRRQEELQELVSARTAALAEQTALRNRLSVTQGSFLKSEHKRRLSSIATHIDRIEVKIEELIKADAEMTRKAKILRSIPAIGPISTQAFLSYLHELGRITNKQAAALVGLAPFARDSGGMRGKRSIRGGRAELRSTLYMAALVASRRNPDLKRFYDGLLARGKAPKLALIAVARKLVALANTLITKNRVWAPKPA
- a CDS encoding DUF4269 domain-containing protein; this encodes MSADRPPYDAALAASGLLDLLAPFDPHVAGTPPLGLDLPGSDIDLLCHAPDAEAFVALIWCALGDRQDFRMHQWVGGGRPVIASFTARGWPFEIFAAAEPVADQAGWRHFLVEQRLLALGGARLRATVMTLRRQGLKTEPAFARALGIEGDPYEALLVLQAGGEARLVEALRGAGFDTHRHAGG
- a CDS encoding M14 family metallopeptidase, whose amino-acid sequence is MTISITPLSITAAFDGGNIRVVAVGEDSADLEIVHDHRSDFYQWFHFRVAGAAGRAVTLRIVNCAGSAYPMGWPGYRARISEDRERWTMAATDYADGVLTIRATPTRDALWVAYFAPYSMERHHDLVARIGGLPGVSQRELGKTLDGQPLDVLEMGEGPKQVWLYARQHPGETMAEWWMEGALELLTDPADAVAQTLRSKATLHIVPNMNPDGSRRGHLRTNAAGVNLNREWHEPSEERSPEVLHVLRAMDATGVDFAMDVHGDEAIPANFLAGFEGIPSWTEAQGTLFYRYRDMLAQRSPLFQTARGYGVAPAGKANLSMSTNQLAERFGAVSMTLEMPFKDHDDSPDPVFGWSPERSKALARDCLAVLAEMIDDLG
- a CDS encoding dienelactone hydrolase family protein, with amino-acid sequence MTIERRTIVHEGPGGAFESVFAADTADGAPRPGVLVLPNVLGQKEADNLVAERLAALGYAALAADMFGQGNRTTRQSADPAVFMNQLNADRGLLRDRLHAALAVLTAQPEVDAARTAAIGFCFGGKCALDLARSGAPVLGVVSFHGVYDRPDYDTVKPIKPKVLVCHGWDDPIAPPAATLGLATELTEGGADWQIHAYGHTAHAFTDKDAKARDRGVYYQPDADRRSWKAATDFLVELFG
- a CDS encoding choice-of-anchor I family protein translates to MALGLGSIAFTGFNADGNDDIAFVALETIPAGTVIYLNDQEWQGTGFNTGEGQVTWTASADIAPGTIVTINSFGSNPASNLGTVGGSSGLGSDGEIVYAYVGAPFAPTAFLAAIANDGFAQSGGTLEGTGLVVGETAIDLGNGGANPGEDVAVFTGPRNGQASYADYAAVINDVANWTTQDGSGDQSGDGTAPDLPFDLGGFTLGGAESQSIGFQGALISQIEGNDGTTTFTFTVARSGGSTGVLDFTGTIAAGGTDAADYAGGTLPTSFSGSIAAGETSATVTVTVAGDTAIEADESFTLTLTGATNTEIPATINPGAASATGTIVNDDAAPTGLVAGDIAFVGFNADGNDDIAFAVLKDIAAGTVIYFNDQEWQGTGFNTGEGQVVWTATSDIAAGSIVTINSFSDAPTSNFGSVSGSSGLGSDGEIVYAYVGAPFVPTTFLAAIANDGFAQSGGTLEGTGLVVGETAIDLGNGGANPGEDIAVFTGPRSGQASYADYAAVINDVANWTTQDGSGDQSGDGTAPDLPFDLGGFILGAEPAQSVAFAATAVSIAEGDDGTKLLTFTVARTGGTSGQIDFSGSFEAGTTDAADFGGALPTGFTGSIAAGTSATTVTITISGDTAIEETEAFTLTLTGVTNTLGSDVTITPAGAAATGTILNDDYGLSIGGINVYDAAESLQGSATTPTATDDIVLVRLGSIQGATAGAESTAFLDGKVYATNINGDAINVATVTAQGTLVNEAAISLAGLPDYKAGGVNAVAAKNGVIAVGYESVTPGQPGHVALFNAADNSLIKTITVGVLPDQLTFTPDGSKLLVANEGEAVSAAENPVGGISIIDLSGGAAAATVATTIGFGGLDGAEAALADRGLTLFPGTAASADIEPEYITVSPDGSRAYVTLQEVNAVAVIDLTDPTATAPIAIQPLGFIDRSLAGNAFDPSDRDGGINIHNAEVLSVLQPDAIASFSVGGATYFITANEGDARVAVTDSVRLGDSSYVLDPTLFPNAAELKADAELGRLNVLTNVGDTDFDGDFDVIYTLGGRGISIFRQEADGSITKVRETGGEFESIIAQNYPAIFNSNQSIAGSSADTRSDDKGPEPEGVTIGTIGDRTYAFIGLERVGGYMVYDVTDPANAFFVTYKPQTAQDLGPETSVFVSAEDSPTGQALLISGQEISNTVTLYSVQTQSENADTIMGAGDADTFFGRGGDDSISGLGGNDVLTGGLGADRLDGGDGIDTAGYAAATAAVSASLFAGRGLSGEALGDRFVSIENLTGSAFDDGLYGDNGANAILGGAGDDTLYGYLGDDRLEGGAGDDLVRGGEGADMLLGGEGVDKLLGDDGNDVIAGGAGSDIVYGGAGDDSIDGGADADTLRGDEGNDTLTGGDGDDVLLGGDGNDVLIGGAGRDSIYGGAGADRFVFNAVSDSVGARDILRDFSQADGDLIDLSAIDSGAAGGTFTLVGAFTGTAGELTATTVGIFQQVQGDVNGDGVADFTLLVAAGGASLTTADFVL
- the gpmA gene encoding 2,3-diphosphoglycerate-dependent phosphoglycerate mutase, yielding MPTLVLIRHGQSTWNLENRFTGWWDVDVTEKGVEEARAAGRLMKEKGLDFDQCFTSLQSRAIKTLNLALEEMGRLWLPVEKDWRLNERHYGGLTGLNKAETAARHGDDQVKIWRRSFDVPPPPMDPGSPFDPAADRRYAGIAVPNTESLKDTITRVLPYWEARIAPALKAGERVLISAHGNSLRALVKHLSGISDDEITGLEIPTGQPIVYTLDDDLAEIERYYLSER